From a single Nakaseomyces glabratus chromosome F, complete sequence genomic region:
- the ERG3 gene encoding C-5 sterol desaturase (CAGL0F01793g~Delta 5,6 sterol desaturase; C-5 sterol desaturase; predicted transmembrane domain and endolasmic reticulum (ER) binding motif; gene used for molecular typing of C. glabrata strain isolates) has protein sequence MDLVLETLDHYIFDDVYAKIAPVELQRGIDDSLVNALSLNKIVSNSTLLHETLSITNSLKRVNKDVYGLTPFLFDFTEKTYASLLPRNNLIREFFSLWAVVTVFGLLLYLITASLSYVFVFDRTIFNHPKYLKNQMYLEIKLAVSAIPTMSLLTVPWFMLELNGYSKLYYDVDWEHHGLRKLLIEYATFIFFTDCGIYLAHRWLHWPRVYKALHKPHHKWLVCTPFASHAFHPVDGYFQSLSYHIYPMILPLHKISYLILFTFVNFWSVMIHDGQHMSNNPVVNGTACHTVHHLYFNYNYGQFTTLWDRLGGSYRRPEDSLFDPKLKMDKKVLEKQARETAAYIQEVEGDDTDRVYNTDKKKTN, from the coding sequence atgGATTTGGTGTTGGAAACTTTGGACCATTACATCTTCGACGATGTGTATGCCAAGATTGCGCCTGTTGAGTTGCAACGTGGTATCGACGACTCGTTGGTCAATGCTTTGTCTCTGAATAAGATCGTCTCTAACTCTACGCTGCTGCATGAGACCTTGTCTATCACTAACTCCTTGAAGCGTGTGAACAAGGACGTCTACGGGTTGACTCCCTTCTTGTTTGACTTCACAGAGAAGACCTACGCGTCTTTGCTGCCAAGAAACAACCTGATCAGAGAGTTCTTCTCCCTGTGGGCTGTCGTCACCGTCTTCGGTCTGCTATTGTACCTGATCACCGCCTCTTTGTCCTACGTTTTCGTCTTCGACAGAACTATCTTCAACCATCCAAAATACTTGAAGAACCAGATGTACCTGGAGATCAAGTTGGCTGTCTCTGCCATCCCTACTATGTCCCTCTTGACTGTCCCTTGGTTTATGCTAGAGCTGAACGGATACTCTAAGCTGTACTACGATGTCGACTGGGAGCACCACGGTCTAAGGAAACTGCTGATCGAGTACGCCactttcatcttcttcaccGACTGTGGTATCTACTTGGCTCACAGATGGCTGCACTGGCCTCGTGTCTACAAGGCCTTGCACAAGCCTCACCACAAGTGGTTGGTCTGCACTCCATTCGCCTCCCACGCCTTCCACCCAGTCGACGGTTACTTCCAATCCTTGTCCTACCACATCTACCCAATGATCCTGCCTCTACACAAGATCTCCTACTTGATCCTGTTCACCTTCGTCAACTTCTGGTCCGTTATGATCCACGACGGTCAACACATGTCCAACAACCCAGTTGTCAACGGTACCGCCTGCCACACCGTCCACCACTTGTACTTCAACTACAACTACGGTCAGTTCACCACCTTGTGGGACAGATTGGGTGGCTCCTACAGAAGACCAGAGGACTCCCTGTTCGACCCTAAGCTAAAGATGGACAAGAAGGTCCTAGAAAAGCAAG
- a CDS encoding pirin family protein (CAGL0F01815g~Protein of unknown function) has protein sequence MTTYRSIQKHFMTFEQEEGVGARVRRSVGTMKQRMFSPFLMLDDFYVKHPAGFPDHPHHGQETITYVLNGMVAHEDFTGAKGVLGKGDLQFMTAGKGIVHSEIPVQMESGEACHGLQFWVDLPKDLKWCEPRYRNLRGDKIPVVRPNENLTVKVISGKSYGVDSVRDLAYTPIHMYHYLTNKAGTQWEQEFPKNFNVFMYVMKGKVSVGDQVFPEHTAVFFNTDGDAVKGEFATDDAQFAIMGGQILDQQTIQHGPFVETDRESLMKVFMNYQYGINGFERAKGWQSSIIHGITEKQVRENEAKGLYKLDHERD, from the coding sequence ATGACTACATACAGATCCATCCAGAAGCATTTCATGACCTTCGAGCAAGAGGAAGGTGTTGGTGCGCGTGTGAGGCGGTCCGTTGGTACCATGAAGCAGCGCATGTTCTCGCCATTCCTGATGCTGGACGACTTCTACGTGAAGCACCCTGCCGGGTTCCCAGACCACCCTCACCACGGGCAAGAGACCATCACCTATGTGTTGAACGGTATGGTTGCACACGAGGACTTCACCGGTGCCAAAGGTGTGTTGGGCAAAGGTGACTTGCAGTTCATGACTGCTGGTAAAGGTATAGTGCACAGTGAGATTCCTGTGCAGATGGAGAGCGGCGAGGCGTGCCACGGTTTGCAATTCTGGGTCGACTTGCCAAAGGATTTGAAGTGGTGTGAGCCACGTTACAGAAACCTGCGTGGTGACAAGATCCCAGTGGTGAGACCTAACGAGAACTTGACCGTGAAGGTCATCAGTGGTAAGAGTTACGGTGTCGACAGTGTCAGAGACCTGGCCTACACTCCTATCCACATGTACCACTACTTGACCAACAAGGCCGGCACACAGTGGGAGCAAGAGTTCCCAAAGAACTTCAACGTGTTCATGTATGTGATGAAGGGTAAAGTCAGTGTTGGCGACCAAGTGTTCCCAGAGCACACTGCCGTGTTCTTCAACACCGACGGTGATGCTGTCAAGGGTGAGTTCGCTACGGACGATGCGCAGTTTGCCATCATGGGTGGCCAGATCCTCGACCAACAGACCATCCAGCACGGCCCATTCGTGGAGACCGACAGAGAGAGTCTAATGAAGGTGTTTATGAACTACCAGTACGGTATCAACGGTTTCGAGCGTGCCAAGGGCTGGCAATCCTCGATCATCCACGGTATCACCGAAAAACAGGTCAGAGAGAACGAGGCCAAGGGCTTGTACAAGCTAGATCACGAAAGAGATTGA